The proteins below are encoded in one region of Fimbriimonadia bacterium:
- a CDS encoding DoxX family protein has protein sequence MSNGSQKRGLEALREFGALVLRLALAAIFIYAGGYKVGLFGGQPIAQTIEYFGSMGIPPVLGYLAILAELGGGIGLVLGFLMRLCGLGIVVVMIVAIAMVHWQHGFSLKDNGFEYNLALAAMGLYFVCAGGGPVSLDNAIWGKRKKG, from the coding sequence ATGAGCAACGGATCGCAGAAGAGAGGTTTGGAGGCGCTTCGCGAGTTCGGGGCGCTGGTTCTGCGGCTGGCACTGGCCGCGATCTTCATCTACGCCGGCGGTTACAAGGTGGGTCTCTTCGGGGGCCAGCCAATCGCTCAGACGATTGAATACTTCGGCTCGATGGGCATTCCGCCGGTGCTCGGCTACCTGGCCATTCTGGCAGAGCTCGGCGGAGGAATCGGTCTAGTGCTGGGGTTCTTGATGCGGCTCTGTGGCCTCGGCATCGTCGTGGTAATGATTGTTGCGATCGCGATGGTGCACTGGCAGCACGGCTTCTCCCTGAAAGACAACGGGTTCGAGTACAACCTCGCGCTCGCGGCCATGGGCCTCTACTTCGTGTGCGCCGGTGGGGGTCCGGTCTCGCTGGACAATGCCATCTGGGGCAAGCGAAAGAAAGGCTGA